One Nitrospirota bacterium genomic region harbors:
- a CDS encoding DUF2461 domain-containing protein produces the protein MAKQTYFGPELFTFLRLLKKNNNREWFQMNKGRYESDVRDPMLRFIADFTAPLHGISNRFKADPRPQGGSLFRIYRDTRFSRDKSPYKIMAAAHFRHEAGAGVHAPGFYLHLEPGEVFAAVGIWHPDLDTLSKIRDAILSRPDTWKRITTAAKFKQTWTFWGESYKRPPAGVEPTHPLIGDLKRKDFVVTAPFTEQDARSPRFLEQVAEAYRSASAFAKFLVQSLGLRY, from the coding sequence ATGGCGAAGCAAACCTACTTCGGACCGGAACTTTTCACTTTCCTGAGGCTGTTGAAGAAGAACAACAACCGCGAATGGTTTCAGATGAACAAGGGGCGCTATGAGTCGGACGTTCGGGACCCGATGCTGCGCTTCATAGCCGACTTCACCGCGCCGCTTCACGGGATCAGCAACCGCTTTAAAGCCGACCCTCGCCCCCAGGGCGGTTCACTCTTCCGAATCTACCGCGACACTCGCTTCTCCCGCGACAAGAGCCCCTATAAGATCATGGCAGCGGCCCATTTCCGGCATGAGGCCGGCGCCGGCGTACACGCACCGGGTTTCTATCTCCACCTCGAGCCCGGCGAGGTGTTTGCCGCAGTGGGCATCTGGCATCCCGACCTTGATACGCTTTCGAAAATACGCGACGCGATCCTGTCCCGACCTGACACGTGGAAGCGAATCACGACGGCCGCGAAGTTCAAACAGACTTGGACCTTCTGGGGAGAATCGTACAAGCGGCCGCCCGCGGGCGTTGAACCAACGCACCCGCTGATTGGGGACCTGAAACGAAAGGATTTCGTCGTAACGGCGCCGTTCACCGAGCAGGATGCGCGGAGCCCACGGTTCCTGGAGCAGGTGGCGGAAGCATACCGGTCAGCATCAGCCTTTGCCAAGTTCCTCGTCCAGTCCCTGGGTCTCCGCTATTGA
- a CDS encoding CapA family protein: MTTALAMQRAMNLPAITIFLCGDIMPGRGIDQVLPHPSDPRIHEPYLTDAREYARLAEKASGPMQRPFSFRTVWGNALAELDRRSPDVRMINLETAVTRSEEYWEGKGINYRMHPANAPILTAAGIDVATLANNHVLDWGYSGLAETIATLKKLNIAHTGAGRNRSEAEAPAIVDLGRKGRVIVFSFAVGTSGVADAWAALNSRPGVNFLADLSPDTVLRIREQVQRVKKQGDILIASIHWGPNWGYDISPEQVRFAHGLIDAAGMDVIHGHSAHHVKAVEVYHDKLILYGCGDLLNDYEGIGGHEDFRGDLGLMYFAQVDPATGRLLALDMIPTQVRRFRVNLASPVEAAWLAGVLNREGRKYGTSVEPSDEKRLRLDWGVAQ, translated from the coding sequence ATGACGACCGCGTTGGCCATGCAGAGAGCCATGAACCTTCCGGCGATAACCATATTTCTGTGCGGCGATATCATGCCCGGCAGGGGCATCGATCAGGTCCTTCCTCATCCCTCCGATCCGCGTATCCATGAGCCATACCTGACCGACGCGAGGGAGTATGCACGGCTAGCGGAAAAGGCTTCCGGCCCGATGCAGAGGCCGTTCAGCTTCAGGACGGTCTGGGGAAACGCCTTGGCGGAGTTGGACCGGCGCTCGCCCGACGTGCGCATGATCAACCTGGAGACGGCAGTTACCAGGAGCGAAGAGTACTGGGAGGGAAAAGGCATCAATTACCGGATGCACCCGGCAAACGCACCAATCCTTACCGCGGCCGGGATCGATGTTGCCACGCTCGCGAACAACCACGTCCTCGACTGGGGATATTCCGGCCTTGCGGAGACGATCGCGACGCTGAAGAAGCTGAACATCGCGCACACCGGCGCAGGCAGGAACCGGAGCGAGGCGGAAGCCCCGGCCATCGTCGATCTCGGCCGGAAGGGCCGGGTGATCGTCTTCTCTTTTGCCGTCGGGACGAGCGGCGTAGCCGATGCCTGGGCAGCCCTGAACAGCCGGCCCGGAGTAAACTTCCTCGCGGACCTTTCCCCTGACACGGTCCTTCGCATACGGGAACAGGTGCAGCGGGTGAAAAAGCAGGGAGATATCCTGATCGCCTCGATCCACTGGGGCCCGAACTGGGGATATGACATCTCACCAGAACAGGTGCGCTTCGCCCACGGTCTCATCGATGCAGCAGGCATGGACGTGATCCACGGCCATTCCGCCCACCACGTGAAGGCTGTCGAGGTCTACCACGACAAGCTCATCCTCTATGGATGCGGCGACCTTCTGAATGACTATGAAGGCATCGGCGGCCATGAGGATTTTCGCGGTGACCTGGGACTCATGTACTTCGCGCAAGTCGACCCCGCAACGGGCAGACTCCTTGCCCTGGACATGATACCGACGCAGGTACGTCGCTTCCGAGTGAACCTGGCCTCGCCTGTCGAGGCAGCTTGGCTAGCAGGCGTACTGAACCGGGAAGGTAGAAAATACGGGACGAGCGTGGAGCCGTCTGATGAAAAAAGGCTGCGGCTTGACTGGGGCGTCGCGCAATAA
- a CDS encoding cyclase: MVAYMLVRHKVKDFKAWKQAYEAHFPKRVKAGLTEQYLFRGADDPNEVIVLFEAKDLARAKAFSGSPDLRDTMVKAGVMDRPDIFFLTDQYSAMKAASGY; this comes from the coding sequence ATGGTCGCCTACATGCTCGTTCGACATAAAGTAAAGGACTTTAAAGCATGGAAGCAGGCTTACGAGGCACACTTCCCGAAGCGGGTCAAGGCAGGGCTCACGGAGCAATACCTGTTTCGGGGCGCTGACGATCCCAATGAGGTCATTGTCCTGTTCGAGGCCAAGGACCTTGCGCGCGCAAAGGCGTTCTCTGGGTCTCCGGACCTGAGAGATACCATGGTAAAAGCCGGCGTCATGGACAGGCCCGATATTTTCTTCCTCACTGACCAGTACAGTGCCATGAAGGCAGCGTCAGGTTATTAG
- the extKL gene encoding multiheme c-type cytochrome ExtKL, producing MRVQSFLAVVAFLILSYAMPYQILHAAETKKATSIDELAKMYDSTGCRGCHEGVYKEWEQSIHSRSIFGTGRTAATIKTTVSVGLMGWQYSGVKKPEDVQVKHLMLCAKCHLPQLADATDAVAKEIVREAFIYSDPKTSDGDREKAAHNLSKVSINCLICHQRNAITHKWVDGFPQKNEVYGAKSGSHADPAHPVMKVSPIMDESILCGQCHGLGPNFELENPSQCATLYGSYLWAYRAEGGQERCQECHMKRSKLGHNMQAYRDPGMAKAAVDFKVETLGYQWRDGSRMVPQALVRVEMTNRAGHAIPDGUPTPNRLVLEVTARDTQGKELFRQSKIYMPIPQQLGRGDKMGRGPYEKSGIIRDTGLPPNRPVIEKFDIPFPAEFTKKDGKDVTTLQDYDMIVDVELMYLPFGTVESGKFSWFKETKKVSIEKGGV from the coding sequence ATGAGAGTGCAAAGCTTCCTGGCGGTCGTCGCTTTCCTTATCTTGTCGTATGCGATGCCTTATCAGATCCTGCATGCAGCTGAGACAAAGAAGGCGACCAGCATCGACGAACTTGCAAAGATGTATGATTCAACCGGATGCAGAGGGTGCCATGAGGGGGTTTACAAGGAGTGGGAGCAGTCGATCCACTCGCGGTCCATATTCGGGACCGGGAGGACGGCCGCTACGATCAAAACGACTGTCTCCGTGGGGCTCATGGGCTGGCAGTATTCAGGCGTAAAAAAGCCTGAAGATGTACAGGTGAAACACCTGATGCTCTGCGCCAAATGCCACCTGCCGCAACTGGCGGATGCGACGGACGCTGTTGCAAAGGAGATCGTCCGGGAGGCCTTCATCTACTCGGACCCCAAAACGAGCGACGGGGACCGCGAAAAGGCGGCTCATAACCTGTCCAAGGTGAGCATCAACTGCCTCATCTGTCACCAGCGGAACGCCATCACGCACAAGTGGGTGGACGGGTTCCCGCAGAAGAACGAGGTCTATGGGGCGAAGAGCGGCAGTCACGCCGACCCCGCCCATCCGGTAATGAAGGTCAGCCCGATCATGGATGAGTCGATCCTCTGCGGCCAGTGCCACGGCCTCGGACCGAACTTCGAGCTGGAGAACCCCTCTCAGTGTGCAACCCTGTACGGCAGCTACCTCTGGGCGTACCGCGCCGAGGGCGGCCAGGAGCGCTGCCAGGAATGCCACATGAAGAGGAGCAAGCTCGGCCACAACATGCAGGCCTACCGCGACCCGGGCATGGCCAAGGCCGCGGTGGATTTCAAGGTCGAAACCCTCGGCTACCAGTGGCGGGACGGCTCTCGAATGGTGCCCCAGGCCCTGGTCAGAGTTGAGATGACCAACCGCGCCGGACACGCCATCCCCGATGGCTGACCCACGCCCAACCGGCTGGTCCTGGAAGTGACCGCGAGAGACACACAAGGAAAAGAATTGTTCAGACAGTCAAAGATCTACATGCCCATTCCCCAGCAGCTCGGACGCGGCGACAAGATGGGCCGCGGACCCTATGAAAAGAGCGGCATCATCCGCGATACGGGCCTGCCGCCCAACCGCCCGGTCATCGAGAAGTTCGACATCCCCTTTCCGGCGGAGTTCACCAAAAAGGACGGCAAGGATGTGACCACGCTCCAGGATTATGACATGATCGTTGACGTGGAGCTCATGTACCTGCCCTTCGGGACCGTCGAGAGCGGAAAGTTCTCATGGTTCAAGGAGACAAAGAAGGTGAGCATCGAGAAAGGCGGCGTATAG
- a CDS encoding TusE/DsrC/DsvC family sulfur relay protein, translating into MPVIVYKDLRIIVDDDGFLVDLNDWSEEVAGVLAAQEGVGELAEDKLDILRFLREYYRKHRFFPIVRFVCKNVHQPRNCVTERFLDPVKAWKIAGLPNPGEEVIRFKEWEPLGY; encoded by the coding sequence ATGCCGGTGATCGTTTATAAGGATCTCAGGATAATTGTTGATGACGACGGGTTCCTCGTAGACCTCAATGACTGGTCGGAAGAGGTAGCAGGCGTTCTCGCCGCCCAGGAAGGTGTGGGAGAGCTGGCCGAAGACAAGCTCGACATCCTGAGGTTCCTTCGGGAGTACTACCGGAAGCACCGGTTCTTTCCCATTGTGCGTTTTGTGTGCAAGAATGTCCATCAGCCCAGGAACTGCGTGACCGAGCGGTTCCTGGACCCGGTCAAGGCCTGGAAGATCGCCGGGCTGCCGAACCCGGGCGAGGAAGTGATCAGGTTCAAGGAGTGGGAACCGCTGGGGTATTAG
- a CDS encoding rhodanese-related (seleno)protein, producing the protein MKRRTAVYAGMLIMAMMGLLFASAGWTSDSAPRIAKEEVKALLGNPNILILDARTGSSWSGSDRKIKGAVRVDPHDVSSWIKGVPREKKLIVYCSUPDEGTSARVVLELMERGYKNVFALKGGWNAWVDAGYPVEKK; encoded by the coding sequence ATGAAAAGGAGAACCGCGGTATACGCGGGCATGCTCATCATGGCCATGATGGGCCTGCTCTTCGCATCAGCCGGCTGGACGAGCGACAGCGCGCCCCGGATCGCCAAGGAGGAGGTGAAGGCGCTCCTGGGAAATCCGAATATCCTCATCCTGGACGCGCGGACCGGGTCCAGCTGGAGCGGCAGCGACCGGAAGATCAAAGGCGCGGTCCGGGTCGATCCCCATGATGTTTCATCATGGATCAAAGGTGTTCCCCGGGAGAAGAAGCTCATCGTCTACTGCTCCTGACCCGACGAAGGAACGAGTGCCCGTGTGGTGCTCGAGCTCATGGAGCGGGGATATAAGAATGTTTTCGCGCTCAAGGGCGGATGGAACGCATGGGTGGACGCCGGGTATCCGGTCGAAAAAAAGTGA
- a CDS encoding ABC transporter permease translates to MNRTLLGFIKKELTQTLRDKRMRIMLFVMPLIQLTLFGVAISNEVKNIRLAALFAPDDTVLRHVYERSIGGRWFIPAQPGGADPYTLIESGAADAVLVPPPGGFTRALGRGDAHLQVLINATNVLQAQSVEGYLQSIVQQTVRDDLKLEPPSSPIRISTRVLFNPELETSVFMVPGTMCMIMLISTLIMSNIAIVREKEMGTFEMLISAPVSRSEVIYGKTIPYVVLGMSNVPLILSVAVFAFHVPMRGSLPVLLIAAFAFVCTAVGLGTLISTYCRNQQQAGLAGFLFLFPMIMFSGLMFPIENMPEFLRWLAFLDPLAHFMGLLRNIMLKGGETAYVVQHIVYLVILAVVSVVASFRRFHTTLE, encoded by the coding sequence ATGAACAGGACGCTCCTGGGCTTCATCAAGAAAGAGCTGACACAGACGCTCCGGGACAAACGCATGCGGATCATGCTGTTCGTTATGCCCCTCATCCAGCTCACGCTCTTCGGCGTAGCCATCTCGAACGAGGTGAAGAACATCCGGCTCGCGGCCCTCTTCGCGCCCGACGACACGGTCCTCCGCCACGTGTACGAACGGAGCATCGGGGGGCGGTGGTTCATCCCCGCGCAGCCGGGCGGAGCGGATCCCTATACCCTGATCGAGTCCGGCGCTGCGGATGCAGTGCTGGTCCCGCCCCCGGGAGGGTTCACGCGGGCGCTCGGCCGGGGCGACGCACATCTCCAGGTGCTGATCAACGCGACCAACGTGCTCCAGGCGCAGTCCGTGGAGGGCTATCTCCAGTCGATCGTCCAACAGACCGTGAGGGACGACCTGAAGCTGGAGCCGCCCTCGTCTCCCATCAGGATAAGCACACGCGTACTGTTCAACCCTGAGCTCGAAACCTCCGTGTTCATGGTCCCCGGCACCATGTGCATGATCATGCTCATATCAACCCTGATCATGTCCAACATCGCGATCGTCCGGGAGAAGGAGATGGGGACCTTCGAGATGCTGATCAGCGCGCCGGTGTCGCGGTCGGAGGTCATCTACGGCAAGACCATCCCCTATGTCGTCCTGGGGATGTCCAATGTGCCCCTGATCCTGTCCGTGGCGGTGTTCGCGTTCCATGTGCCCATGCGCGGCTCGCTCCCGGTCCTGCTCATCGCGGCCTTCGCCTTTGTCTGCACCGCCGTCGGCCTCGGCACCCTGATCTCCACCTACTGCAGGAACCAGCAGCAGGCAGGACTTGCCGGCTTTCTGTTCCTGTTTCCGATGATCATGTTCTCGGGCCTCATGTTCCCCATCGAGAACATGCCCGAGTTCCTTCGCTGGCTCGCTTTCCTCGACCCTCTTGCCCACTTCATGGGACTTCTCCGGAACATCATGCTGAAGGGAGGGGAGACCGCCTACGTCGTGCAGCACATCGTCTATCTCGTCATTCTGGCCGTGGTCAGCGTCGTGGCCAGCTTCCGGCGGTTCCACACGACCCTCGAGTGA
- a CDS encoding ABC transporter permease: protein MNSFVWSRAAAISRKEVYHILRDPFTLGAALGLPVFMVIMFGVAIEFNVKNVGLAVSDSDRTQSSRRLLDTFASSGYFQVLPALSPGEAMTEVSSARTRAALIIPPRFEQDLFAGRGAEAQVLLDGSDNSTVGPVLGYVGSIQTLASRRIGGFDQPAPYDFRTRFLFNPELNSRWFVIPGLTVVVMAMISVLLTALTVAREWENGSMELLLSTPVEPIEIIVGKLAPYGVLGVLAVTFVYLIARTIFGVPFVGSLAVFGAGCLLFLATYLAQGLLISVVTRNQALAMQLAMMSGMLPVQLLSGFIFPIASMPVFFQYFTMILPARWFMNIARDTFLKGSTLFELGGPFLALSLFCILLILAATKRFKRDLEP, encoded by the coding sequence GTGAACTCGTTCGTCTGGAGCAGGGCCGCGGCCATCTCCCGCAAGGAAGTGTACCACATCCTGCGCGATCCTTTCACGCTCGGGGCCGCCTTGGGCCTGCCTGTCTTCATGGTCATCATGTTCGGCGTGGCGATCGAGTTCAACGTGAAGAATGTAGGCCTGGCCGTGAGCGACTCAGACCGGACCCAGAGCTCGCGGAGGCTTTTGGACACCTTTGCGAGCTCCGGTTATTTCCAGGTCCTCCCAGCCCTGTCGCCCGGCGAAGCGATGACCGAGGTGTCGTCGGCCCGGACGAGGGCCGCGCTGATCATCCCGCCGCGGTTCGAGCAGGACCTGTTCGCGGGCCGGGGCGCCGAGGCGCAGGTTCTCCTGGACGGGTCCGACAATTCGACGGTCGGCCCCGTTCTCGGGTACGTGGGCAGCATCCAGACCCTGGCGTCCCGGAGGATCGGCGGGTTCGACCAGCCCGCGCCCTACGATTTCCGGACGAGATTTTTGTTCAATCCGGAGCTGAACAGCCGGTGGTTCGTGATCCCCGGCCTGACCGTGGTGGTCATGGCCATGATCTCGGTCCTGCTGACGGCGCTTACCGTAGCGCGGGAATGGGAGAACGGATCCATGGAGCTGCTTCTGTCCACGCCGGTCGAACCGATCGAGATCATCGTGGGGAAGCTTGCGCCCTACGGCGTCCTGGGGGTCCTTGCCGTCACCTTCGTTTACCTCATCGCCCGGACGATCTTTGGCGTTCCCTTTGTTGGCAGCCTGGCCGTATTCGGGGCGGGCTGCCTGCTGTTCCTTGCGACCTATCTTGCCCAGGGCCTCCTCATTTCCGTCGTCACCCGCAACCAGGCGCTGGCCATGCAACTGGCGATGATGTCCGGCATGCTTCCGGTCCAACTGCTTTCGGGCTTCATCTTCCCCATCGCGAGCATGCCGGTCTTTTTCCAGTACTTCACCATGATCCTGCCGGCGCGGTGGTTCATGAACATCGCGCGAGACACCTTCCTGAAGGGCTCGACCCTGTTCGAGCTCGGCGGACCGTTCCTGGCGCTGTCGCTCTTCTGCATCCTGCTGATCCTCGCGGCCACAAAACGGTTCAAGAGGGACCTCGAGCCATGA
- a CDS encoding ABC transporter ATP-binding protein gives MPDTAVDVKDLTVRFGDFTAVDGISFSVERGEVFGFLGANGAGKTTTIRVLCGLLRPTAGMVRVAGASFDDGERAIKARVGYMSQKFSLYNDLTVEENLDFIASLRKLDKARALERRKELLDFISFDRSLNTMVRDLPGGTKQQVSLAASLLHDPEIIFLDEPTAGVSPAARSLFWSLIRRLSEQGKTVFVTTHYMDEAEQCGRIALMREGKIIALDTPPGLKRDAFPGPMLEFEPKESLTFAEISALARHGAFSFFEPYGLRFHACVGNDAQWEAARPGFERRFTIRNIEPTLEDVFIRSVEGKSP, from the coding sequence ATGCCTGATACCGCGGTCGACGTAAAGGATCTGACGGTCCGGTTCGGCGATTTTACCGCCGTCGATGGGATCTCCTTCAGCGTGGAGCGAGGGGAAGTCTTCGGGTTCCTGGGCGCGAACGGCGCGGGGAAGACGACCACGATCCGCGTGCTCTGCGGGCTTTTGCGGCCCACGGCGGGCATGGTTCGCGTCGCGGGGGCGAGCTTCGACGACGGCGAACGGGCCATCAAGGCTCGCGTCGGGTACATGTCCCAGAAATTCTCGCTCTACAACGATCTTACCGTCGAGGAGAACCTGGACTTCATCGCCTCCCTCCGGAAGCTGGACAAGGCCCGTGCGCTCGAGCGGCGGAAGGAGCTGCTGGACTTCATCTCCTTCGACCGGTCCCTGAACACGATGGTCCGCGACCTGCCGGGCGGCACGAAGCAGCAGGTGTCCCTGGCCGCGTCGCTCCTGCACGATCCTGAGATCATCTTCCTCGACGAGCCGACGGCGGGCGTTTCTCCTGCCGCGCGGAGCCTGTTCTGGTCGCTCATCCGACGGCTGTCGGAGCAGGGTAAAACGGTCTTCGTCACGACGCATTATATGGATGAGGCCGAGCAGTGCGGCAGGATCGCGCTGATGCGGGAGGGGAAGATCATCGCGCTCGATACGCCGCCGGGGCTGAAGCGGGACGCATTCCCAGGGCCCATGCTGGAGTTCGAACCGAAGGAAAGCCTTACCTTCGCTGAGATATCGGCGCTCGCGCGCCATGGGGCGTTCTCGTTCTTCGAACCCTACGGGCTGCGGTTCCATGCGTGCGTCGGAAACGATGCGCAGTGGGAAGCGGCAAGGCCCGGTTTCGAACGGAGATTCACCATCAGGAACATTGAGCCGACGCTCGAGGATGTCTTTATTCGATCGGTGGAGGGCAAATCCCCGTGA
- a CDS encoding ABC transporter ATP-binding protein, whose translation MAQNRISIAVRGVKKSFGQRAALDGVTLQFEPGVMHGVIGPEGAGKTTLMRLILGLMRPAAGTIEFFRDGLPVPFEEVRPGLAYLPQQQSLYADLSIDEHLNFFRDLYGIPHESFEQKRRELLQITRLGEFSGRPAGQLSGGMYKKLGLMCALLRSPDVMLLDEPTTGVDPISRREFWELLYQLLDLQILIIVTTAYMDEAERCGRVHLLERGALVGAGAPRELLEREGVKNFDELFVRRTEHA comes from the coding sequence ATGGCGCAGAACCGGATATCCATAGCGGTCCGCGGCGTCAAGAAGTCTTTTGGCCAGCGGGCGGCGCTCGATGGAGTCACGCTGCAGTTCGAACCGGGCGTGATGCACGGCGTCATCGGGCCCGAGGGAGCGGGGAAGACGACCCTGATGCGGCTCATCCTCGGCCTGATGAGACCCGCCGCGGGAACGATCGAGTTCTTCCGGGACGGGCTGCCTGTTCCCTTCGAAGAGGTCCGGCCGGGCCTCGCCTACCTGCCGCAGCAGCAGAGCCTCTATGCCGACCTGTCCATCGATGAGCACCTCAACTTTTTCCGCGACCTTTACGGGATCCCTCATGAAAGCTTCGAACAGAAACGGCGGGAGCTGCTGCAGATCACCCGGCTGGGCGAGTTCAGCGGAAGGCCGGCGGGACAGCTCTCGGGAGGCATGTACAAGAAGCTGGGCCTGATGTGCGCCCTCCTGCGGTCGCCTGACGTGATGCTCCTCGACGAGCCCACGACCGGAGTCGACCCCATCAGCCGCCGGGAATTCTGGGAGCTCCTGTACCAGCTGCTGGACCTGCAGATCCTGATCATCGTGACAACCGCATACATGGACGAGGCGGAACGGTGCGGCCGGGTGCATCTCCTGGAACGGGGAGCCCTCGTCGGTGCGGGCGCTCCGCGGGAGCTCCTGGAGCGCGAGGGTGTAAAGAACTTTGACGAACTGTTCGTGAGGAGAACGGAACATGCCTGA
- a CDS encoding efflux RND transporter periplasmic adaptor subunit, with protein MPALKKPQKIILVGAVVALAISAKFMFFRGEFLYSGTLEATKVDLSARISSAIQAVHVQEGDRVAENQELVVLACEDVKVASELANENYRRTLGLYKAGTASQDTMDQVKNKKEDADVRLGWCTVQSPINGVVLSRYHEPGELMSVGTKLLTLADIRDIWAYLYVPQPAVAGLHAGMKLKGYLPELNNREFVGTIVKINDEAEFTPKNVQTRAERTRLVFGVKVSFRESNQEEILKPGMTIEVKLPGE; from the coding sequence ATGCCTGCCCTGAAGAAGCCCCAGAAGATCATCCTTGTCGGAGCGGTCGTCGCGCTCGCGATCTCTGCAAAGTTCATGTTCTTCCGCGGCGAGTTCCTGTACTCGGGAACGCTCGAGGCCACCAAGGTCGATCTGTCCGCCCGGATATCTTCGGCCATCCAGGCCGTGCACGTGCAGGAGGGCGACCGCGTCGCTGAGAACCAGGAACTCGTGGTCCTTGCCTGCGAGGATGTCAAGGTAGCCTCGGAGCTGGCGAACGAGAACTACCGCAGGACGCTCGGCCTGTACAAGGCGGGAACGGCATCCCAGGACACGATGGACCAGGTGAAGAACAAAAAAGAGGACGCCGACGTCCGGTTGGGTTGGTGCACGGTCCAGTCGCCGATCAACGGCGTCGTGCTCAGTCGGTATCACGAACCGGGCGAACTGATGAGCGTCGGGACCAAGCTCCTGACGCTGGCCGATATCCGGGACATCTGGGCCTACCTCTACGTGCCCCAGCCCGCCGTTGCAGGGCTCCACGCGGGCATGAAGCTCAAGGGATACCTGCCGGAGCTGAACAACCGGGAATTCGTCGGCACCATCGTCAAGATCAACGACGAGGCGGAATTCACGCCTAAGAACGTCCAGACCCGTGCAGAGCGGACCCGGCTCGTGTTCGGCGTCAAGGTGAGCTTCCGGGAATCGAACCAGGAAGAGATACTGAAGCCGGGAATGACGATCGAGGTCAAACTGCCCGGGGAATAG
- a CDS encoding TetR family transcriptional regulator gives MRSAGTTAAAGRPAGRRSAPAEPGDGEDTVARIVSAATRLFAERGYDGTSVKEICRAAGVNIAAIHYHFGLKENLYRHIVEQFDAERLERARQVLEPPQNAEELTVRLELFLRQTLEAMIHQPAIFLLIQRGIEMFDATSEAVFRNTIHRHFTGLVEFLTQARKNKLLAADVDAFSAAGFLMSQVQHQTVIDKIKKKYFGLSLQDGKYRTLWVRQTVRLFLHGIAPK, from the coding sequence ATGAGAAGCGCGGGAACAACGGCCGCGGCCGGTCGGCCGGCGGGCAGGCGCAGCGCACCGGCAGAGCCAGGCGACGGGGAGGATACCGTTGCCCGCATCGTGTCGGCGGCAACGCGGCTCTTCGCGGAGCGGGGATACGACGGAACGTCGGTGAAGGAGATCTGCCGCGCAGCCGGAGTCAACATCGCGGCCATCCACTATCATTTCGGCCTGAAGGAGAACCTGTACCGCCACATCGTCGAGCAATTCGACGCGGAGCGTCTGGAGCGGGCCCGGCAGGTCCTCGAGCCGCCGCAGAACGCAGAGGAACTCACCGTGCGGCTTGAGCTTTTCCTCCGCCAGACCCTGGAAGCCATGATCCACCAGCCCGCGATCTTTCTGCTCATCCAGCGAGGGATCGAGATGTTCGACGCCACCAGCGAGGCGGTGTTCCGCAACACGATCCACAGGCATTTCACCGGCCTCGTTGAATTCCTTACGCAGGCCAGGAAGAACAAGCTCCTGGCAGCGGACGTGGACGCGTTCTCCGCTGCAGGATTTCTCATGAGCCAGGTGCAGCACCAGACTGTGATCGACAAGATCAAAAAAAAGTATTTCGGCCTGTCGCTCCAGGACGGGAAGTACCGGACCCTGTGGGTCCGTCAGACGGTCCGTCTCTTTCTGCACGGGATCGCCCCGAAATAA